One Synechococcus sp. MU1617 genomic region harbors:
- a CDS encoding capsular biosynthesis protein — translation MGPIGLFFARFSRYLQGCGIPVTKVAFPLREFGFPAEVCVPYSKGMDSWRPFLRRLIEERGIRHIFMYGDFIIPHRIAIEEARNFGVEAWVFELGYLRPNYVTLERDRVNARSNLNKPAAFYQELPPCDQLPQNIVLDPGWRWRKAWKAPTFIQHAFTRYPIIEGEHKLQPSPGFLWCQVRGTWRYWLYRWQEKAVKQRLLEHCSFFLAVLQVSSDSQIQMGSPYRGMHDFIEDVIRSFAGHAHASDHLAFKHHPRDRGYNNYALLILLLAKQYGVTGRVHYFHDGPLSRYLRTCRGVITVNSTVGLQALFHAVPTKTMGDTFYNLAGLTDQKPLDGFWCDPQPSDRALFYRFYNHLVLTTQVNGNFDGDFPFRTTFPIGPEARQLPPSPRLPIKPSGRLRNPVLLLGRLMARLGWAGLGFTLYGLQLPAILLQRPDWAAALMTMASSVALRALGIQVVVDDSQPSEPAGMPLVHIFNHRSPCDGLVIQGVLRMPGLTTAQLHLRWVLPGYAAAARNAGSAVLDHRQPQSRLAGMMSASTLLRDHGEIMIAPNGSLVTPIEERVSPSAWMLAQHYGGRVVPWFFSYDGLEGAVGARYKPLPLLLGRLTAPLGTIHCRRGRADDLHLPVDPRDREGFSAAVQRYYRTQRAPG, via the coding sequence ATGGGCCCCATCGGTCTGTTCTTCGCTCGTTTCAGCCGCTACCTGCAGGGTTGTGGCATCCCGGTCACCAAGGTGGCGTTCCCCCTGCGGGAATTTGGCTTCCCTGCCGAAGTTTGTGTGCCGTACAGCAAGGGGATGGACTCCTGGCGTCCCTTCCTTCGTCGGCTGATTGAGGAACGGGGGATTCGCCACATCTTTATGTATGGCGACTTCATCATTCCCCACCGAATCGCCATTGAAGAAGCTCGCAACTTCGGGGTTGAGGCCTGGGTGTTTGAGCTGGGTTATCTGCGCCCGAACTACGTGACTCTTGAGCGGGATCGGGTCAATGCCCGCTCCAACCTCAACAAGCCAGCAGCTTTTTATCAGGAACTGCCCCCCTGCGACCAGCTGCCCCAGAACATCGTGCTGGATCCCGGTTGGCGATGGCGCAAGGCCTGGAAGGCACCGACCTTCATTCAGCACGCCTTCACCCGCTACCCGATCATCGAGGGTGAGCACAAACTTCAGCCCTCGCCAGGGTTTCTCTGGTGCCAAGTGCGTGGCACCTGGCGCTACTGGCTCTACCGCTGGCAGGAAAAAGCGGTGAAGCAGCGGTTGCTCGAACACTGCTCGTTCTTTTTGGCGGTTCTGCAGGTTTCCAGTGATTCCCAGATTCAGATGGGGTCGCCTTACCGGGGCATGCACGACTTCATCGAAGACGTGATTCGATCCTTCGCTGGCCATGCTCACGCCTCCGACCATCTGGCTTTCAAGCACCATCCACGGGATCGGGGCTACAACAACTACGCCTTGTTGATCCTGCTGCTCGCCAAGCAATACGGCGTCACTGGCCGGGTGCATTACTTCCACGACGGCCCCCTCAGCCGCTATCTGCGCACCTGCCGTGGGGTGATCACTGTGAACAGCACCGTCGGGCTGCAGGCCTTGTTCCATGCGGTTCCCACCAAGACGATGGGGGACACCTTCTACAACCTGGCAGGACTGACGGACCAAAAACCCCTCGACGGGTTTTGGTGCGATCCCCAACCCAGCGATCGAGCCCTCTTCTATCGCTTCTACAACCATCTGGTGCTCACCACGCAGGTGAATGGCAATTTCGATGGGGATTTCCCTTTTCGCACCACCTTCCCGATCGGTCCGGAAGCCCGTCAGCTCCCCCCCAGCCCCAGACTGCCGATAAAGCCATCCGGCAGGCTTCGCAATCCCGTGCTGCTGTTGGGGCGGCTGATGGCCCGGTTGGGCTGGGCCGGTCTGGGTTTCACCCTGTACGGCCTGCAGCTGCCCGCGATCTTGCTTCAGCGACCTGATTGGGCCGCCGCCTTGATGACCATGGCTTCCTCCGTGGCTTTGCGGGCCCTGGGCATTCAGGTGGTGGTGGATGACAGCCAACCCTCGGAACCGGCTGGCATGCCGCTGGTTCACATCTTTAATCACCGAAGCCCCTGTGATGGTCTGGTGATCCAGGGGGTTTTGCGCATGCCTGGGCTGACCACGGCGCAATTGCACCTGCGTTGGGTGCTGCCGGGTTACGCCGCCGCCGCGCGCAATGCCGGCTCCGCGGTGCTGGATCACCGTCAGCCCCAGTCCCGCCTGGCCGGAATGATGAGTGCCTCCACCCTTCTGCGGGACCACGGCGAAATCATGATTGCCCCCAACGGTTCGCTGGTGACACCAATCGAGGAGCGGGTGTCTCCGAGTGCCTGGATGTTGGCCCAGCACTATGGCGGTCGTGTGGTGCCGTGGTTCTTCAGTTACGACGGATTGGAGGGGGCTGTCGGTGCGCGCTACAAACCCCTACCGCTGTTGTTGGGTCGTTTGACGGCACCATTGGGCACGATTCACTGCCGCCGGGGTCGTGCGGACGACCTCCACCTTCCCGTTGATCCCCGCGACCGTGAGGGATTCAGCGCTGCTGTTCAGCGGTACTACCGGACGCAGAGAGCACCAGGCTGA
- a CDS encoding beta-ketoacyl-[acyl-carrier-protein] synthase family protein, with amino-acid sequence MAVRQRCAQRVSIVGWGSISPLGSNASSTWEGVLSGRSGISALRSAWSEDLSVRIAGCVPDAAISSLEPLLLRRSDRCAQLGVLAAREAWAMASAVTGGINPARVAVVLGTGIGGLHTMHEQHNQLTAGGPTRVNPLTVPMLIPDAAAGQVAIDLGLHGGAHTPVSACASGAEAMMLAQMLLNDGRVDLVLAGGTEAPVNRLGLVGFSAMRALSCRNDAPEQASRPYGKDRDGFVLSEGAGVLAMMREEDTPSGAALGWQLSCGSSSDGHHIVAPEPQGTQASLAIEDALRRAGVEPGDLCAVQAHATGTSLGDLAEARALRRSLGAAADHIPVFAPKGQLGHLLGAAGAVEAILGVQALRHGALPHSINSDPLDPEVELAVTNQGPVALSTSGSERLMLKNAFGFGGHNISLVLSASGSTAEQQR; translated from the coding sequence GTGGCTGTTCGGCAACGTTGCGCCCAGCGGGTTTCAATCGTGGGATGGGGCTCCATATCCCCTCTTGGCTCTAACGCCTCCTCCACCTGGGAAGGGGTGCTATCGGGCCGTTCCGGCATCAGCGCCCTCAGGTCAGCCTGGAGCGAAGATCTATCGGTGCGCATTGCGGGTTGTGTTCCCGATGCCGCCATCTCATCCCTAGAACCTCTACTGCTGCGGCGCTCCGATCGGTGCGCTCAACTCGGGGTACTGGCCGCCCGGGAAGCCTGGGCCATGGCCTCCGCGGTCACGGGCGGCATTAATCCAGCCCGGGTGGCCGTGGTACTCGGCACCGGCATCGGCGGACTCCACACGATGCATGAACAGCACAACCAGCTGACCGCCGGAGGACCAACGCGGGTCAACCCCCTTACCGTGCCGATGCTGATCCCCGACGCGGCCGCTGGCCAAGTTGCCATCGATCTGGGACTGCATGGGGGTGCACACACCCCTGTCTCGGCCTGCGCATCAGGAGCCGAAGCCATGATGCTGGCCCAAATGCTGCTCAATGATGGGCGTGTCGATCTTGTCTTGGCCGGCGGAACCGAAGCGCCGGTGAACCGGTTGGGCCTCGTGGGCTTCTCTGCCATGCGAGCCCTCTCCTGCCGCAACGATGCCCCTGAGCAGGCTTCCCGGCCGTACGGCAAAGACCGGGACGGGTTCGTGCTCTCGGAGGGAGCCGGAGTTCTGGCGATGATGCGGGAGGAAGACACCCCCAGCGGTGCCGCCCTGGGCTGGCAACTCTCCTGCGGCAGCAGCAGCGACGGACATCACATCGTTGCCCCGGAACCCCAGGGCACCCAGGCCAGCCTGGCCATCGAGGATGCCCTGCGACGGGCCGGGGTGGAACCTGGTGATCTCTGCGCCGTTCAGGCTCACGCCACCGGCACCAGCCTGGGCGACCTTGCCGAAGCAAGGGCATTGCGCCGCAGTTTGGGTGCTGCCGCCGATCACATCCCCGTCTTCGCCCCCAAGGGCCAGCTCGGCCATCTACTGGGAGCCGCTGGAGCTGTAGAGGCGATTCTTGGGGTGCAGGCCTTGCGGCATGGAGCGCTGCCCCACAGCATCAATTCCGACCCCCTCGACCCCGAGGTGGAGCTCGCCGTGACCAACCAGGGACCCGTCGCACTATCGACCTCAGGCTCCGAACGGTTGATGCTCAAGAACGCCTTCGGCTTCGGCGGTCACAACATCAGCCTGGTGCTCTCTGCGTCCGGTAGTACCGCTGAACAGCAGCGCTGA
- a CDS encoding acyl carrier protein, protein MLAEGTPNKQQLEERLVEILHRISGADPATITPDARLMEDIGIDSLGFYEILIEADTCFGIRIQEEQLLQFKTVGDIQSHLESLDIDLPSSKTA, encoded by the coding sequence GTGTTGGCCGAGGGAACTCCCAATAAGCAACAGCTGGAGGAGCGCCTTGTCGAAATCCTGCATCGCATTTCCGGCGCCGATCCTGCGACGATCACCCCCGACGCCCGCCTGATGGAAGACATCGGAATCGATTCTCTCGGGTTCTACGAAATTCTGATCGAAGCCGACACCTGCTTTGGCATTCGCATCCAGGAGGAGCAGCTGCTGCAGTTCAAGACTGTGGGTGACATCCAGAGCCATCTGGAATCACTTGACATCGATCTGCCCAGTTCCAAAACCGCTTAA
- a CDS encoding GNAT family N-acyltransferase: MTQTGPTAQHDVLLPHGWSEANRAGSLLFRLDGLELHLIPGSRFEEVADAVGTLRESTYRQQLSGSGNTRDLDGRDEAYDHLILLEPSSGALAGSARLQFIPQFTSAEDLPGSQQSYLEHVYPGIKAMLAEQTPHVEIGRVALAPRFQRQPHSLMALFRGGLLIAARSGFSILHGLVSYNHFAYSDAVNRAFLSALMRPPYRRTSPALPSPRHPINNIQPDDNTHPIGNVQALEVAIRQEHSDDFRLPVLLRQYFNLMEAKVCDLSLARDFNQITEILMAADLSRLPKDRLAFFIDVDHQPVYQQFSWYRGEK; this comes from the coding sequence ATGACGCAGACCGGACCAACAGCGCAGCATGACGTTCTGCTTCCTCACGGATGGAGTGAAGCCAACAGAGCTGGCAGCCTGTTGTTCCGCCTCGACGGTCTTGAGCTGCATCTGATCCCCGGCTCAAGATTTGAGGAGGTGGCTGATGCGGTTGGAACCCTACGGGAATCCACCTACCGTCAACAGCTCTCCGGCTCGGGCAACACCCGCGACCTCGACGGCCGCGACGAGGCTTACGACCATCTGATTCTTCTGGAACCCAGCAGTGGTGCACTGGCCGGATCCGCACGGTTGCAATTCATTCCCCAGTTCACTTCAGCTGAGGATCTCCCCGGCAGCCAGCAGTCCTACCTGGAGCACGTCTATCCCGGCATTAAAGCGATGCTGGCGGAGCAAACCCCACACGTGGAAATTGGTCGGGTCGCCCTGGCCCCACGCTTTCAGCGTCAACCGCACTCCTTGATGGCCCTGTTCCGCGGAGGACTCCTGATCGCGGCTCGCTCGGGATTCAGCATCTTGCACGGATTGGTCTCTTACAACCACTTCGCCTACAGCGATGCCGTCAACAGGGCCTTCCTCAGTGCATTGATGCGGCCTCCGTACCGCAGAACGAGCCCCGCCTTGCCGTCCCCGCGTCACCCGATCAACAACATTCAGCCGGACGACAACACCCACCCGATCGGCAATGTTCAGGCCCTTGAAGTGGCGATTCGACAGGAGCACAGCGACGACTTCCGTCTGCCTGTGCTGTTGCGCCAGTACTTCAACCTGATGGAAGCCAAAGTCTGCGACCTCTCCTTGGCCCGGGATTTCAATCAGATCACAGAAATTCTGATGGCCGCTGACCTCTCACGGCTGCCGAAGGATCGTCTCGCCTTCTTTATCGACGTTGACCACCAACCCGTCTACCAGCAGTTCAGCTGGTACCGAGGCGAGAAGTAA
- a CDS encoding polysaccharide biosynthesis/export family protein, whose product MVVPSRTGLSAAVAAAVVLSAPVLSAGGLKAEERINWLKTPAAAASTTPLQAPPPLPSPPSLPPQTYRYRLAPGDRLVTSVFKIEGYEAQVQVLSDGTVNLPRLGTIQVWGLTLDEARQRITDGYSRFLRRPLVYVDLVEQRPVRVTVTGEVLRPGVFTLPVNSQGSIGSSGDATGVGADGGGWPTMIDVIQKAGGISAAGDLARLELLRSSPTPGGLTQSYVFDYLTVLKDGGFAPNPLIYDGDSIRVHKATSPVNVDLLTTAASNFAPTAINVQVVGEVFSPGVVQIGSNDPLSRAILASGGVTRRGSVKRVDLIRMDRQGRTTVKQLRYDPNAVLSSANNPPLRNGDVVVVDRNTFTKVTDTMSDAMLPLEPIVDAASVYRLLGLPMPSNGGR is encoded by the coding sequence ATGGTTGTGCCCTCAAGGACCGGTCTTTCCGCAGCTGTTGCTGCAGCGGTGGTGCTCTCGGCTCCTGTGTTGTCGGCCGGTGGTCTGAAAGCTGAAGAGCGGATCAACTGGCTGAAGACGCCTGCGGCGGCGGCATCCACCACGCCTCTGCAAGCGCCGCCGCCGTTGCCATCCCCGCCCAGCCTGCCGCCGCAGACCTACCGCTACCGCCTGGCGCCCGGGGACCGGCTCGTCACTTCGGTGTTCAAGATTGAGGGTTACGAGGCTCAGGTTCAGGTGCTGAGTGATGGCACCGTCAACCTGCCGCGGCTTGGCACGATCCAAGTGTGGGGCTTGACCCTTGACGAGGCCCGTCAGCGCATCACCGACGGCTACAGCCGCTTCCTGCGTCGGCCCCTCGTCTATGTCGACCTTGTTGAGCAGCGCCCGGTCCGGGTCACGGTGACGGGAGAGGTCCTTCGCCCCGGTGTTTTCACTCTGCCGGTCAACAGTCAAGGGTCAATTGGTAGCTCTGGCGATGCGACAGGCGTCGGCGCAGATGGTGGCGGTTGGCCGACCATGATTGATGTGATTCAGAAAGCTGGTGGAATTTCCGCAGCAGGGGATCTGGCCCGCCTGGAACTGCTGAGGTCGTCCCCCACTCCTGGTGGGCTCACCCAGAGCTACGTCTTCGATTACCTCACCGTGCTTAAAGACGGAGGTTTTGCACCCAATCCGTTGATCTATGACGGCGACAGCATCCGGGTGCACAAGGCAACATCGCCCGTCAATGTGGACCTGTTGACGACTGCAGCCTCCAACTTCGCTCCAACGGCCATCAATGTTCAGGTTGTTGGAGAAGTCTTCTCCCCAGGAGTGGTTCAGATTGGATCCAATGATCCGTTGTCCCGCGCGATCCTGGCGTCTGGAGGCGTTACCCGCCGCGGCAGCGTGAAGCGGGTTGATTTGATCCGTATGGACCGCCAGGGACGCACCACGGTGAAGCAGCTGCGTTACGACCCCAATGCTGTGCTTAGCAGTGCCAACAACCCGCCGCTGCGCAACGGTGATGTGGTGGTTGTGGACCGCAACACCTTTACGAAGGTCACCGACACGATGAGCGATGCCATGTTGCCTCTCGAGCCGATCGTCGATGCGGCATCGGTTTACCGTTTGTTGGGTCTGCCGATGCCGTCGAATGGTGGTCGCTGA
- the purB gene encoding adenylosuccinate lyase, whose translation MIERYTLPEMGAVWSEQAKFQSWLDVEIAATEANCRLGRVPQEALDTIKAKASFEVERILEIEAEVRHDVIAFLTNVNEHVGDAGRHIHVGMTSSDVLDTGVALQLKRSVALLRNELDALADALRELARAHKGTEMIGRSHAIHGEPITFGFKVAGWLAETERNRIRLERLEQDVAVGQVSGAMGTYANTDPQVEAIACEILGLTPDTASTQVISRDRHADYVQTLALVGASLERFSTEIRNLQRTDVLEVEENFAKGQKGSSAMPHKRNPIRSERISGLARVLRSYTIAALENVALWHERDISHSSTERMMLPDCSVTLHFMLREMTSVVKGLGIYPENMRRNMNVYGGVVFSQRVLLALVGTGMSREEAYRVVQRNAHTAWNAAGGDFRANLEADGDVTSRLSAAELADCFSTAVHQENLGVIWDRLGI comes from the coding sequence GTGATTGAGCGTTACACCCTTCCTGAGATGGGAGCCGTCTGGAGTGAGCAGGCGAAATTCCAGAGCTGGCTTGATGTGGAAATCGCTGCCACCGAAGCCAACTGCCGGCTCGGTCGTGTGCCCCAAGAGGCCCTCGACACCATCAAGGCGAAGGCCAGCTTCGAGGTGGAGCGCATCCTGGAAATTGAAGCCGAGGTACGCCACGACGTGATCGCCTTCCTCACCAACGTGAATGAGCACGTTGGTGATGCCGGGCGCCACATCCATGTGGGCATGACCAGCAGCGACGTGCTGGACACGGGCGTGGCCCTGCAGCTGAAACGCTCGGTGGCCCTGCTGCGCAACGAACTCGATGCCTTAGCAGACGCTCTGCGCGAACTGGCCCGAGCCCACAAGGGCACCGAAATGATCGGCCGCTCCCATGCCATCCACGGCGAACCGATCACCTTCGGGTTCAAGGTGGCCGGCTGGCTGGCGGAAACCGAGCGCAACCGCATCCGCCTTGAACGGCTTGAGCAGGATGTGGCCGTGGGCCAGGTGAGCGGCGCCATGGGCACCTATGCCAACACCGATCCCCAGGTGGAGGCCATCGCCTGCGAGATCCTCGGGCTCACCCCCGACACCGCCAGCACCCAGGTGATCTCCCGCGATCGCCATGCCGACTACGTGCAGACCCTCGCCCTGGTGGGCGCTTCCCTGGAGCGCTTCTCAACGGAGATCCGCAATCTCCAACGCACCGATGTATTGGAAGTGGAGGAGAACTTTGCCAAGGGCCAGAAGGGCAGCTCTGCCATGCCCCACAAACGCAACCCGATCCGCAGCGAGCGGATCAGCGGTCTGGCCCGGGTGCTGCGCAGCTACACCATTGCTGCTCTTGAGAACGTGGCCCTCTGGCATGAGCGCGACATCAGCCACAGCTCCACTGAGCGAATGATGCTTCCCGATTGCTCGGTGACCCTGCACTTCATGCTGCGGGAGATGACCAGCGTCGTGAAGGGTCTTGGGATCTACCCCGAGAACATGCGCCGCAACATGAATGTGTATGGCGGCGTGGTGTTCAGCCAGCGGGTGCTGCTCGCCCTTGTGGGCACCGGCATGAGCCGAGAAGAGGCCTACCGGGTCGTGCAGCGCAATGCCCACACAGCCTGGAACGCCGCCGGCGGTGACTTCCGCGCCAATCTCGAAGCCGATGGTGATGTCACCAGCCGGCTCTCCGCAGCGGAGCTGGCCGACTGCTTCAGCACCGCGGTGCACCAAGAGAACCTGGGCGTGATCTGGGACCGATTGGGAATTTAA